One stretch of Astatotilapia calliptera chromosome 3, fAstCal1.2, whole genome shotgun sequence DNA includes these proteins:
- the LOC113017084 gene encoding uncharacterized protein K02A2.6-like, giving the protein MDAIKPPSPLKLTGNVDASWRTFKQQFKLYIAAVGVDRRADERKIAMLLTIAGTEAIEVFNTFVFAQPEDKDNFDEVMKKFDEHCLSKKNETYERYVFRSRLQHQGESFDTFLTDLKIKAQSCNFGDLRDSMIRDQIVFGTNEKKLREKLLRETELTLESAIKISQASELARQHVLTFREPVQGAAQQENEAVNAVSIKRKPWSKFKNNDNKNKTCDNEMFTCKRCGEKHRPKQCPAYGKKCAKCKGQNHYAKMCLSKNKGQKVHTVQEDTDDSDDLSETFFIKMVSHEEDVNAQSSRHNTGQSVSSVTDDKWTAPLLVNGTLVTFKIDTGAKANLINEKDFKALTEKPRRFTEKVTPLRAYNNQPIQTKGGCRLKVTAKGKQHNILFTIVPDGHESLLGDKTSEDLGLVKRIYQINTDTMKEAKQGKRQEHQGHEGSSDIISKFPSVFKGHGTLPYTYKIQLKDDAVPVVHAPRRVPAPLRTSLKKELERMTQMGVIERVEEPTDWVNSITCVKKKNTGALRVCLDPKDLNENIKREHYQIPKREEIMSEMAGAKFFSKLDASHGFWQLRLDPESSRYTTFNTPFGRYCFLRLPFGIKSAPEIFHRAMESLIEGLEGTRVYIDDLVVWGNTRQQHDERLEKLLWRVNKNGLKLNRDKCLFGVSEMTFLGDKVTSEGVEPDQSKVQAILDMPAPTDKKGVLRAMGMINFLGKFIPNLTSKTACLRELLQHNTVFEWTARHEKEWKKLKETVTTEPVLTFFDPSKPTKISTDASKDGLGAVLLQRNKDKWQPVAYASRSMTETEQRYAQIEKETLGLVFGCGKFHSYVYGLPTFTAETDHKPLISIRKKNLNDMSPRIQRMMMVLQRYDFELIYTPGKYIVLADALSRAPAPSGDRLVSTTAEEAETHVNMVTASLPASDVMLQQIVQETTKDPVLQKVSHLIQNGWSKGVCPGFYSVRADLCMANGLVLRQNQIVIPQSMRKDMLQRIHEGHLGVEKCKRRAREAVYWPGINRDIEEMIQKCETCLKHHYKQTKEPMLAADLPTAPWQKVGTDLFHLDGKDYVLVIDYYSNYPEVAQLSSTSAQSVITHMKGFFARHGIPQCVISDNGPQYDCREFSDFAKQYGFQHITSSPLYPQANGQAEKGVQIVKRLFKKARDSKTDPYLALLSYRASSLECGASPAELLMHRKLRTTLPHISKENDNAHDNKLTDKRMKLKHRQKGNYDKTARRLEPLQERDVVRIAGPDFWDKKATVLSEVGPRSFAVQTENGQVLRRNRRSLLKTQDVKHQDTETGTEQRGANPVEHHSEPPSPSPMSEILRRSTRPKKPTERLIEQV; this is encoded by the coding sequence ATGGATGCAATAAAACCGCCAAGTCCGTTGAAACTGACTGGAAACGTGGATGCAAGTTGGAGGACTTTCAAACAGCAGTTCAAACTGTATATTGCAGCTGTCGGAGTGGATCGACGGGCAGATGAAAGGAAAATAGCCATGCTGCTCACCATCGCCGGCACAGAAGCAATAGAGGTCTTCAACACTTTTGTGTTTGCTCAGCCCGAGGACAAAGATAACTTTGATGAAGTCATGAAGAAATTTGACGAGCACTGTCtgtcaaagaaaaatgaaacatacGAGAGATACGTCTTTCGCTCACGCTTACAGCATCAGGGTGAGTCATTTGATACTTTTCTCACAGACCTCAAGATCAAAGCTCAGTCCTGCAATTTTGGTGATCTCAGAGACTCTATGATACGAGATCAAATAGTGTTTGGAACTAATGAGAAGAAGCTCCGAGAGAAACTGTTGAGAGAAACAGAACTAACGCTGGAAAGTGCTATAAAGATAAGTCAAGCCAGTGAGCTAGCACGACAACATGTACTGACGTTTAGAGAGCCTGTTCAAGGAGCAGCGCAACAGGAAAATGAGGCAGTGAATGCAGTGTCGATTAAAAGAAAGCCATGGAGTAAATTCAAAAACaacgacaacaaaaacaaaacatgtgacAATGAAATGTTCACTTGCAAGAGATGCGGAGAGAAACACAGACCAAAACAATGTCCCgcatatggaaaaaaatgtgcaaaatgtaaaGGACAAAACCATTATGCAAAAATGTGTCTCTCCAAAAACAAGGgacaaaaagtacacactgtGCAGGAAGACACAGATGACAGTGATGATCTAAGTGAAACATTTTTCATTAAGATGGTGTCACATGAAGAAGATGTCAATGCACAGTCTTCAAGACATAACACTGGCCAAAGTGTTAGTTCAGTCACAGATGATAAATGGACTGCTCCACTGTTAGTCAATGGGACATtggtaacatttaaaattgacACAGGGGCCAAAGCTAACTTGATCAACGAGAAGGATTTCAAGGCACTGACTGAGAAGCCTAGAAGATTTACAGAGAAAGTCACGCCGCTGAGGGCCTACAATAACCAGCCAATACAAACAAAAGGAGGATGCAGACTTAAAGTGACAGCAAAAGGCAAACAGCATAACATTTTGTTCACCATCGTGCCTGATGGACACGAGTCACTTTTAGGAGATAAAACATCTGAGGATTTGGGACTAGTAAAGAGGATCTATCAGATTAATACTGACACCATGAAAGAAGCCAAACAAGGCAAAAGACAGGAACACCAAGGGCATGAAGGAAGTTCAGACATTATCAGTAAATTTCCTTCAGTCTTCAAAGGACATGGAACATTGCCTTACACCTACAAAATCCAGCTCAAGGATGATGCCGTGCCTGTGGTGCATGCCCCAAGGAGAGTGCCTGCTCCATTACGGACAAGTTTGAAAAAAGAGCTTGAAAGAATGACTCAAATGGGTGTCATTGAACGAGTGGAAGAGCCCACAGACTGGGTGAACTCTATCACTTGTGTCAAGAAAAAGAATACAGGTGCCTTAAGAGTCTGCCTTGATCCCAAAGAtctaaatgaaaatattaaaagagAGCATTATCAGATCCCTAAGAGAGAGGAAATAATGAGTGAAATGGCAGGAGCTAAGTTTTTTAGCAAACTGGATGCATCACATGGATTTTGGCAGCTGAGGCTAGACCCAGAAAGCAGCAGGTACACTACCTTTAACACGCCATTTGGGCGTTACTGTTTCCTGAGGCTCCCATTTGGAATTAAATCAGCACCAGAGATCTTCCACAGGGCAATGGAGTCCCTGATCGAAGGGCTGGAAGGCACCAGAGTCTACATAGATGACCTCGTAGTCTGGGGAAATACAAGGCAACAACATGATGAAAGGCTGGAGAAACTTTTGTGGAGAGTTAACAAGAATGGACTTAAACTGAATAGAGACAAGTGCCTCTTTGGTGTTTCAGAGATGACCTTCCTGGGAGATAAGGTTACAAGTGAAGGGGTGGAACCTGATCAGTCAAAGGTACAAGCCATATTGGATATGCCAGCACCCACTGACAAAAAAGGTGTCTTGCGAGCAATGGGGATGATCAACTTTCTGGGTAAGTTCATTCCTAATCTTACCTCCAAGACAGCATGTCTAAGGGAGCTGCTACAGCACAACACAGTGTTCGAGTGGACGGCCCGGCATGAGAAAGAGTGGAAAAAATTGAAGGAAACTGTAACTACAGAGCCGGTCTTGACATTCTTTGATCCATCAAAGCCAACAAAAATTTCAACAGATGCCTCAAAAGATGGCTTGGGAGCAGTTCTGCTCCAAAGGAACAAAGACAAGTGGCAACCTGTAGCATATGCGTCCAGATCAATGACAGAAACTGAACAACGCTATGCTCAAATTGAAAAAGAGACTTTGGGCTTAGTGTTTGGGTGTGGAAAATTTCACAGCTATGTATATGGATTACCAACCTTTACAGCAGAGACTGATCACAAACCTCTCATCTCGATCAGAAAAAAGAACCTCAACGACATGTCACCCAGAATTCAGCGCATGATGATGGTGTTGCAGCGCTATGATTTTGAGCTGATCTACACGCCTGGGAAATATATCGTACTTGCGGATGCTTTATCCCGAGCGCCAGCACCAAGTGGTGACAGGTTAGTCAGCactacagccgaggaggctgaAACACATGTAAACATGGTAACTGCCTCACTCCCAGCATCAGATGTCATGTTGCAGCAAATTGTACAGGAGACGACAAAAGATCCAGTGCTGCAGAAAGTATCACACCTTATACAGAATGGGTGGTCAAAAGGAGTCTGTCCAGGGTTCTACTCTGTGCGAGCTGATTTATGCATGGCTAATGGGCTGGTGCTGAGACAAAACCAGATTGTCATCCCTCAATCCATGCGGAAAGACATGCTTCAGCGTATCCATGAAGGACATCTTGGAGTGGAGAAATGTAAAAGGAGAGCGAGAGAAGCAGTTTACTGGCCAGGCATCAACAGGGATATTGAAGAGatgatacagaaatgtgaaacatGTCTCAAACATcactacaaacaaacaaaagagccaATGCTGGCAGCAGACCTACCCACTGCACCATGGCAAAAGGTAGGCACGGATTTATTTCATCTGGATGGCAAGGACTATGTTTTGGTGATTGACTACTATTCTAATTATCCAGAAGTGGCACAGCTTTCCAGTACATCAGCACAGTCAGTCATCACACACATGAAGGGCTTTTTTGCCAGACATGGAATTCCACAGTGTGTCATCAGTGACAATGGTCCACAATATGACTGTAGAGAATTTAGTGACTTTGCAAAACAATATGGATTTCAACATATCACCTCTAGTCCCTTGTATCCCCAAGCGAATGGACAGGCAGAAAAAGGAGTCCAAATAGTAAAGAGATTGTTCAAAAAAGCAAGAGACAGTAAGACCGACCCTTACCTGGCTCTGCTAAGCTACAGAGCTTCATCCCTGGAGTGTGGGGCATCACCTGCTGAGCTACTCATGCATCGCAAGCTCCGTACCACACTTCCACACATTTCCAAGGAAAATGACAATGCACATGACAACAAGCTGACCGACAAAAGAATGAAACTCAAGCACAGACAGAAAGGGAACTATGACAAAACTGCAAGGCGTCTGGAACCGCTTCAGGAAAGAGATGTTGTGAGGATTGCAGGTCCAGATTTCTGGGACAAAAAAGCAACAGTTCTCAGCGAAGTAGGGCCCAGATCGTTTGCTGTTCAGACAGAGAATGGACAAGTGTTAAGAAGAAACCGGAGAAGTCTATTAAAGACACAGGATGTTAAACATCAGGACACAGAGACTGGAACTGAACAACGAGGTGCTAACCCTGTTGAGCACCACAGTGAGCCTCCTTCACCTTCCCCAATGTCTGAGATACTGAGAAGGTCTACCAGACCTAAGAAACCTACAGAGAGGCTCATAGAACAAGTGTGA